The DNA region ATAAAATAGAAGTGTGAAACTAGTGTGAAGAGAAAACCTTATAAAATATATAATTCTATAAGGTTTGATTTTTTAAATGATCAAGATAGTATCTAAGCGTTTGCCACATGTGTGTGAATATCCATTTGCGGGTAAGGGATAGAGATACCTTTTTCATCAAATGTAAGTTTTACCTTTTCAATGGTATCAAAATGTACACCCCAGTAATCTGCAGCTTTGACCCATATACGTACCGTAAAGTTCACAGAACTGTCTCCAAGCTCACCTACACCTATAAAACTTGCGCGATCCTTCAATATACGTGTGTCCGCATCAATGATCTCTTGTAGGGTTGCCTTTGCCAGTTTTAGATCATCATCATAACCTATACCAAATACAAAATCAACACGGCGTTCTTCTTTTTTGGAAAAATTCGTGATATTCCCTGAAGCAACCGCACTGTTTGGAATTAAAATGACCTTATTGTCCGGTGTTAAAAGTGTTGTATTGAATAGTGTGATAGCCTCCACTGTGCCGCTCTCCCCTGCTACGGTAACGAAGTTCCCTACTTCAAAAGGACGGAACAGTATCAAGATCACACCCGCACCGATATTTCCAAATGTACCCTGAAGTGCCAAACCTATAGCCAAACCGGCCGCACCCAATATCGCTATGAACGAGGTGGTATCGACACCTAGATTATTGATCGCGGCTAAGACCACTACAATCAGCAGAAGTATATCGATGACACTTGCTATAAATGCACTGAGCG from Sulfurovum xiamenensis includes:
- a CDS encoding mechanosensitive ion channel family protein; its protein translation is MEVTNTEVNKYVDMAIQYGTEYGIKVIGAIAIFVIGKWVAHKISAFIKKLMERGEIDTTLSAFIASVIDILLLIVVVLAAINNLGVDTTSFIAILGAAGLAIGLALQGTFGNIGAGVILILFRPFEVGNFVTVAGESGTVEAITLFNTTLLTPDNKVILIPNSAVASGNITNFSKKEERRVDFVFGIGYDDDLKLAKATLQEIIDADTRILKDRASFIGVGELGDSSVNFTVRIWVKAADYWGVHFDTIEKVKLTFDEKGISIPYPQMDIHTHVANA